The genomic interval acCCTCGATtccgtcattttttttgcgacaaatacggcgtaaatGCCAGAAAAGACGGTAAGTCACATTGTGAAATTGACACAATTCAAATTGTTGGGCTCTCTAAACCATCGAAATGGATTTAAAGTAAAACAAACTAGATGTGCTTGTTGTTAgagtattaatatttaaatctgGTGGGCAGTTTTATTACTTGGGTGCAAATTCTTAGCAGTCAATTGACATGACCAGATGCTGGCTTTCACCCTCTTCTGATCCTGCTTAAACCCCGCCCCCACCCAATAGTATTTCCCCTTAACTCAATTTTAAGTGAAATGAATACTCTatcgcacaggtgtcaaagtgacagcccgggggccaaatctggcccgccgcatcattttgtgtggcccgggaaagtaaatcatgagtgccgactttctgttttaggatcaaattaaaatggagtatagatgtatattaaatttcctgattttcccccccttttaaatcgataattgctatttttttccatattttctttgttcttagttcaaaaatcattttgtaaaatctaaaaatatatttaaaaaaagctaaaataaacattgttttagatctataaaaaactgaacattcagggcttttaatctagttcttttaatccatttataaaaaaaatctaaatattatatctaaaatggtccagcccacatgaaatcgaaccaacccgagtctgacacccttgctctatcgGATTCAGGTCAGGTAATTGACTTGGCCGCTACATATTGCAATAGGTTGGCTGGAAATGTTGCCTGAAATTCAAAGTAGTCACAGGCATAAATTACATATTTATCCTGTTCTACATTTTGGGAAAACATTTCTGGTTTATTGTTCAAAGGTCAAATATTAGGTTTCCAAATGAACGGCCCTTGAAAATGTTGATGTTCCAATATCAACCCAAGTACTTCTAAGTGGGGTCATTTATTAGTCTGTGCCACTTCCAgacttcacaaccacattttAAATCATATCAAGTCAAGTGGCTCTACTTCCACactattcagaaacaaataaaaactaacCTGTCTGGGCCCTGTAGGTTGGACTCCTCCCCATAGAGGCAGTAGATGAGATCAGAGTCCTCTTTGCTAACATTCGAGAAGCTGGAGTCATAGGTCGGTGCGTAGGACGTGAACGGCCCGTAATTCACGTAGGACACTAAACAGCAGCACATAAAATCGCATGTTTGCATCAGTTCAGACCTTGACCTGCTCTATGCATATTTTTTGGTACCTGGAGTGAGACGGTTCCTCTTGTCCTCACGGAAGCCCTGGAGACAATTGATGCCACTATGCAGACGAGTGGACATCATGCCTAACTTGACGGCACAGTGCCCCGCCTCTGTGGAAACAATgtacatttgttgttgttgttgtttttgatacAAATCTGTATAATCAGTGCAGTTCTGAATTTACCTCCTACTGCTGGATCAGCCGGGTTGACAAAAGCCAAAGTGGTGGAGCCATCAGCTTGCCTCTGTCTGCTAAACTCCAACTGGCAAGAAAACATTGATTGGTAACAAAGCTCCACCAGGTCTTTGTCACATTGCGAGAAGTCATGTTTGCTCACGTCGCACTGCAGCACTCGGTTGGACAGTTTACCCCCGGACTCCTCGATGACCTTGCGGATATCCTCCAGCTCCTTCTCGGCCTCCTCTTCTTTGGTGATCTTGTCTGATCTGCCGATTAACAAAAGGTAAGAGACTTTAGTATACTGTACGTACTGTAAAACTAAAAAGTTAACTTCAGGGATCCCCCTCCAGTGCCTTAAAAGCTTATATCTGGCTTTCCTCTCTGCCAGATTAAAACAGTTCCAGAAAATAACTGTAAAGTCCCCACTCAGGTTTATGTTGTTCTTGTAGACACTAACTTCGAAATCCTACTCGTTTGCCATTTTTGAACCGATTGTCTTGAAACTTGGGAGCAATGTAGCATGGGTAATTATCTATCAATCCCTGTagcctgatttttattttttttctatcagacCTGATTAACACTATTGTAACTACAGGTTCTGATTTGGTCAGTGAAGGGTACACCAGGGAACACTCGTGCTTGTTTAGTTTGTGAAAGAGTGGAAAACTTTACATTTAGCTATGACACTCAATAGTAATTTCTAAATTCCTATCAACTTAAGTTTTTTGTCTATGTTTTTCTACTagactttgcaatttttctgaGTGAAACCCTCTAATTGATTGGTAGAATGCTAACAGGTCACTCAATGACAGCCTATGACATATCTttcattatgatttttttttctgccttttgatcacatttttttcgATACGTCACTACATTTTAGCGACTTAGCATCGCTTATTTTGAAGAGCACAAAGACGCACAAAAAGACGTCACGGAACAAAACGAGACACGTTAAAAGACATTCCTGGCGTTCTCCGCCACTGGCTTTACATAACACTTAAAGGGggcattaagaaaaaaaaaactacaagatGGCAGACACTGAGTGTTGACGGATGACCACCTTGGCGTGCCGGGTGTCTGCGAGCCCTCGCTAGCTTCTCTCTTGGTTACCAGGCAGGACGACCCTTGATCCTGGTGCTTCCCGGCGACCTTTTCTGATGGGGCGAGACCGGACATGAACTCAATGCTCTGCTTCAAGCTCTCCAGACGCTCCTGTAGGTGGAAGAATGTAAGAATGTAGGAATGTAGAGGTTAAAAATCACTTGGCTGCCCCTGTGTGGTGGATTACTTTTGCACACCTTGCTGAGAATCTTCATTCCTGAGTGCAGCAACTTGCGAGCGGCTTTGTGATAGATCGTTTCGGGCTTGTTGTACGCCGTGGCGTTCTCGCACATCGTCTTGAAATCGGCCTGCAAGGCCAGTGGAATGCATTTTTATAACACCGAAATAAAATCCTGTGCATTAATTTTGTGAAACAGATTTTACAAAACTTAGTTTGTTTTTGGAAAATTAGATATTTTCAAAGTTTTGCTGCAATTATTATGTTTATAGACCTATTCAAGTTGACCGTTAACTCGGCAAAATATGCTGTCCACTTTAtggtaatttttatttattttgtattttactaAATTAATCAACATGCACATTGGTGTTTTTGTTAATCACCCACATCACACAATTAGATAaacatgtatttgtatatatttttgttatttttgcgtcacctgttgattttagggctaTTCTGGGTGATCGAGTTGCTTTCTGTGAATTTTTTTAGGGGGTGAAACTTTTTGAAGCAGATTTAAAAGTCGAAATATTTAATGGTAATGAATTTGTTATGTTTTGATATTtctcaaataaatataaaaatactccTACCTTGAGCTCATCCAATGACACGTAGCTTTGTTTCTTTACTTTGTCTTTCATAGTGCTGAAGTCCATTGGTTGTTTAATAATGCTCGTGTAGCCTGGAGCAATCAGGTCCGTCACGGGGAAGGCGAAAAACGCACTGGGGTCTTTCCTGTCCAGTATGGGGCATTGTTAATAGCTTGAAATTTtagcagcaaaaaaaagtttacctTTGCAGCTGTCTGATGAGCTGATTCAGTGCTTCTTGTAAAGGTGTTTGCTCTTTCTCTGCTGAAGAcaccattgacaaaaaaaaatcaatacagtaattccccgacatacgagcaatttgagatacgagtaaaattttgggcaaatagaGCCGACCCAGGAAaacaaaggtataaaaatgtaagacaaaataagaattaagtttagtgtaaagttagattaattttatttttgagtgtgtctgcatcataatccaagttcatttaaatttgtttatgttatgagcgcgttgccgtgcaaaaacgtccccctccgcaaaatccatctaattttagtactattaacacattttagtactattaaaaacaCTAGTtagttgttactttgttaatagatggcaaattagaattaataaaagtttttttccaatccaatatcctgtttttggtgttttttcagagggttggaacgatttcatttgtttttagttcatttctatgagaaacgttcatttgagttaagagcaaatcgacatacgagcccaGTCCCGGAactaattaagctcgtatctcaaggtaccactgtatagtgaaCGAACAAGATATATTCGTTCTAGAATACCTTCCAGTTTATCCAGCTCTGATCGAATAGGAGTCCTGCAGTTTTCTCTTTCGTCTTCTCCATCCCCTTCTTGGCCCTTTTTCCTTTTGATCACCTACGGTTAAAATACCATAAATGACATCGGCCATGTTAATCAACGGGAGCTTCATTACCTTCCTCTTTCCTTTGTCGCTTTCAGGTGTGCCACAGTTCCTCTCTTTCTCccttttcctcttcttcctcttgtcCTTGGATTTATCACAGTCTGGTGACTGGTCGCCGTAGAAAGTGTCACGACTGGAGCTTCCCGTTGTCACCTCATTGCCCGAGACCTTCAGGACCAGTTTCAGTGGGCGCTCCGGGAAATCTGTCAACCATGTAAATATGAGCCATACGGTGCGCTCCGATTTTGACCATAAATAGTCCAATCGCGGGTTAAGCATATACTTAATCAAAACGAATACACGTTTTAAATCGTAATAGTTTAAAATTTATCTAAATACATTTTGTAAACTAAAAACAGAGCACATAATTGGCACCGCACTTTTAGACACCgttcaaaaacacaaacacaacccCATTGGGTAAAAGACCGTCAATCATTTCGTATGAAAATAtcgatttcattcattcaaatgtaGACCCTGTTTAAATGTGAACTAACCCAAATGATAAATATAGGCTTTAAAAACACGTCTATCGTGCATAGTGCAAATGCACGTTAGCTTAGCATAGAGGCTAAGTAGAATACGACCCTGCATTTCAACCGACAGTGgcgaaataaatacatatttaaaacgCATTAAAGTAGgaattgtgtgtttaaaatatatacac from Stigmatopora argus isolate UIUO_Sarg chromosome 2, RoL_Sarg_1.0, whole genome shotgun sequence carries:
- the brd7 gene encoding bromodomain-containing protein 7 isoform X1, producing MGKKHKKHKSDKHAHEDFPERPLKLVLKVSGNEVTTGSSSRDTFYGDQSPDCDKSKDKRKKRKREKERNCGTPESDKGKRKVIKRKKGQEGDGEDERENCRTPIRSELDKLEAEKEQTPLQEALNQLIRQLQRKDPSAFFAFPVTDLIAPGYTSIIKQPMDFSTMKDKVKKQSYVSLDELKADFKTMCENATAYNKPETIYHKAARKLLHSGMKILSKERLESLKQSIEFMSGLAPSEKVAGKHQDQGSSCLVTKREASEGSQTPGTPRSDKITKEEEAEKELEDIRKVIEESGGKLSNRVLQCDLEFSRQRQADGSTTLAFVNPADPAVGEAGHCAVKLGMMSTRLHSGINCLQGFREDKRNRLTPVSYVNYGPFTSYAPTYDSSFSNVSKEDSDLIYCLYGEESNLQGPDSLSEFLSKSEEYVYKMADNLLDALTNGEHSKTLKETEPQVEEVSKEEKVDANVSQKASQSDASEEPRVPEELSADVQQKLDETTQLLRELQEAQRERLSTKQPPNMICLLAPSTKEMELAEKVTGNLAELTGQVAPCDISNIGAIRKAMGIALPPEALVDLASVHEMGEHMDATPCYPESSPISTV
- the brd7 gene encoding bromodomain-containing protein 7 isoform X4, whose protein sequence is MGKKHKKHKSDKHAHEDFPERPLKLVLKVSGNEVTTGSSSRDTFYGDQSPDCDKSKDKRKKRKREKERNCGTPESDKGKRKVIKRKKGQEGDGEDERENCRTPIRSELDKLEAEKEQTPLQEALNQLIRQLQRKDPSAFFAFPVTDLIAPGYTSIIKQPMDFSTMKDKVKKQSYVSLDELKADFKTMCENATAYNKPETIYHKAARKLLHSGMKILSKERLESLKQSIEFMSGLAPSEKVAGKHQDQGSSCLVTKREASEGSQTPGTPRSDKITKEEEAEKELEDIRKVIEESGGKLSNRVLQCDLEFSRQRQADGSTTLAFVNPADPAVGEAGHCAVKLGMMSTRLHSGINCLQGFREDKRNRLTPVSYVNYGPFTSYAPTYDSSFSNVSKEDSDLIYCLYGEESNLQGPDSLSEFLSKSEEYVYKMADNLLDALTNGEHSKTLKETEPVEEVSKEEKVDANKASQSDASEEPRVPEELSADVQQKLDETTQLLRELQEAQRERLSTKQPPNMICLLAPSTKEMELAEKVTGNLAELTGQVAPCDISNIGAIRKAMGIALPPEALVDLASVHEMGEHMDATPCYPESSPISTV
- the brd7 gene encoding bromodomain-containing protein 7 isoform X2, which codes for MGKKHKKHKSDKHAHEDFPERPLKLVLKVSGNEVTTGSSSRDTFYGDQSPDCDKSKDKRKKRKREKERNCGTPESDKGKRKVIKRKKGQEGDGEDERENCRTPIRSELDKLEAEKEQTPLQEALNQLIRQLQRKDPSAFFAFPVTDLIAPGYTSIIKQPMDFSTMKDKVKKQSYVSLDELKADFKTMCENATAYNKPETIYHKAARKLLHSGMKILSKERLESLKQSIEFMSGLAPSEKVAGKHQDQGSSCLVTKREASEGSQTPGTPRSDKITKEEEAEKELEDIRKVIEESGGKLSNRVLQCDLEFSRQRQADGSTTLAFVNPADPAVGEAGHCAVKLGMMSTRLHSGINCLQGFREDKRNRLTPVSYVNYGPFTSYAPTYDSSFSNVSKEDSDLIYCLYGEESNLQGPDSLSEFLSKSEEYVYKMADNLLDALTNGEHSKTLKETEPVEEVSKEEKVDANVSQKASQSDASEEPRVPEELSADVQQKLDETTQLLRELQEAQRERLSTKQPPNMICLLAPSTKEMELAEKVTGNLAELTGQVAPCDISNIGAIRKAMGIALPPEALVDLASVHEMGEHMDATPCYPESSPISTV
- the brd7 gene encoding bromodomain-containing protein 7 isoform X3: MGKKHKKHKSDKHAHEDFPERPLKLVLKVSGNEVTTGSSSRDTFYGDQSPDCDKSKDKRKKRKREKERNCGTPESDKGKRKVIKRKKGQEGDGEDERENCRTPIRSELDKLEAEKEQTPLQEALNQLIRQLQRKDPSAFFAFPVTDLIAPGYTSIIKQPMDFSTMKDKVKKQSYVSLDELKADFKTMCENATAYNKPETIYHKAARKLLHSGMKILSKERLESLKQSIEFMSGLAPSEKVAGKHQDQGSSCLVTKREASEGSQTPGTPRSDKITKEEEAEKELEDIRKVIEESGGKLSNRVLQCDLEFSRQRQADGSTTLAFVNPADPAVGEAGHCAVKLGMMSTRLHSGINCLQGFREDKRNRLTPVSYVNYGPFTSYAPTYDSSFSNVSKEDSDLIYCLYGEESNLQGPDSLSEFLSKSEEYVYKMADNLLDALTNGEHSKTLKETEPQVEEVSKEEKVDANKASQSDASEEPRVPEELSADVQQKLDETTQLLRELQEAQRERLSTKQPPNMICLLAPSTKEMELAEKVTGNLAELTGQVAPCDISNIGAIRKAMGIALPPEALVDLASVHEMGEHMDATPCYPESSPISTV